The following proteins are co-located in the Solanum pennellii chromosome 8, SPENNV200 genome:
- the LOC107027486 gene encoding uncharacterized protein LOC107027486: MNQSTMLKKKGLNPNKAQSPLKNLDVDMQYRSSAELANKFKIKREQLANERNDKAKKEQALISHKRKNFEDFIPQQGKSKLLGHKSVIQSSSREELRTSRMIAGKGQTKQRFHTSFNKDVTASAYATGTTLGNGEARHDILDLPNCKQVKRKPVIPASTLDQFRKDQGIHKDDETKRDNNTTSDVEFMHTPIINEHNKGLDDRVEQEEEINIDCSTKEMSKPKNVRGHTTCKDIHARNLEERKEVTFDKGQAVGPTNKIVSQLSHLIGTIARNRRFISLMYTGMWCQRILKRACGNTSITLEDMLAKCPDGIPHNQFRQLIEYWKHPTVQAICEMNSQNRKKQMGPINFARVRVALRAAKDNNEEPSKPEIFIATRTKTGKGIQADTQVEIVIYNFWKVEEPPSDSPSGFGEYQP, encoded by the exons ATGAATCAATCAACAATgctaaagaaaaagggtttgaatccAAACAAAGCTCAAAGTCCATTGAAGAATCTGGATGTTGATATGCAATACCGATCAAGTGCTGAATTGGCCAACAAATTCAAGATTAAGAGAGAACAACTTGCAAATGAACGCAATGATAAAGCTAAGAAAGAGCAGGCACTAATATcacataaaagaaagaattttgaGGATTTCATTCCACAACAAGGAAAGAGTAAATTGCTTGGGCACAAATCAGTCATTCAATCGTCTTCAAGGGAAGAGCTTAGAACCTCACGTATGATTGCAGGGAAAGGACAAACTAAACAGAG GTTCCATACGTCATTCAATAAAGATGTTACTGCTTCAGCATATGCGACTGGAACAACACTAGGTAATGGAGAGGCACGACATGATATTCTTGATCTACCGAATTGCAAACAGGTAAAGAGGAAGCCGGTCATACCAGCTAGTACTCTTGATCAGTTTCGAAAAGATCAAGGTATACACAAAGATGATGAAACAAAACGTGACAACAACACAACTAGTGATGTCGAATTTATGCATACTCCTATTATTAATGAACATAACAAAGGATTGGATGATCGTGTGGAACAAGAAGAGGAAATTAACATTGATTGTAGTACAAAAG AAATGTCGAAGCCAAAAAATGTTCGAGGACATACAACATGTAAGGATATTCATGcaagaaatttggaagaaagaaaggaggtgACATTTGATAAAGGACAAGCGGTGGGACCAACTAATAAGATAGTGTCACAATTAAGCCACTTAATAGGAACAATTGCAAGGAATCGTAGATTCATCAGCTTGATGTACACTGGCATGTGGTGCCAAAGGATACTAAAACGCGCATGTGGGAATACGTCAAT tacccttgaggatatgcttgcAAAATGTCCTGATGGCATTCCACATAATCAATTCCGCCAGTTGATCGAGTATTGGAAACACCCAACTGTTCAA GCTATATGCGAGATGAATTCTCAAAACAGGAAAAAACAAATGGGACCTATTAATTTTGCTAGAGTACGCGTGGCATTG CGTGCAGCCAAAGACAACAACGAAGAACCATCAAAGCCTGAAATATTTATTGCAACTCGTACCAAGACGGGAAAGGGAATCCAGGCTGATACCCAAGTTGAAATA